The DNA window CGTTCCGTCGAGGGTGACGGTATGCAGCAACCAGGCCACCACCAGGAACGGTGGGTAGTGCGCCAGGTAGAACACGATCGAGTTGCGCCCCACGTAGGTCAGCGGCGCCGACCACGGATGAGCCGCGGCATGTTCTGCGCACCACACCAGCAGCGGCAGTGTGCCCAGCACCAGGGGCAGGTAGACGGGCCAGACCTTGGGCATGCCACTGAAGTTGGCGAGCAGGACGATCGCCAGCAGACACAGACCGGAGAAGCTCAACAGGCCCTTCGAACGATAGGCGGCCAGGTCCACGCCGCGCCGGCTGATCCAGTCGCCCAGATAGAAATAGATGAAGTAGTAGAACAGCTCCGGCTTCACATAGAGCGAGGTCGGCACCAGCCAGGCCAGCGCCAGCGCGACGGGGATCACGGCCAGCGGCGAGAAGCGCCGCAGATATGGGGTCACCAGGAAGAACAGGAACAGGTCGTAGAGGAACCAGGTCAGGGTGCTGGTGCCGGTGACGATGGCGCCGAACTCCTCCCAGGCGAACGGAACCCCCTTGGCTGCTGTCGCGCCGCCATCGCGCACCAGGATGATGACCAGCGACCACAGCAGGAACGGATACAGCACGCTACGCAGCTTGCCGGACAGGTAGGCCTGGCTGCCCTTGCCCAGGCTGCGTGCCACGAACAGGCCCGACAGCAGGAACATCAGCTGCATCCGCATGGGCGCCAGCGAGACATTCACCAGGCGCACCAGATCGGTCAGCAGGCTGCCATCGACCGTGGCGCCGTCGGGCAGGTAGCCGTGGAACGCGTACTGGCGCGCATGCAACAGGATCACCAGCAGCACGCTGCCGCCGCGCAGCAGGTCGAT is part of the Pseudoxanthomonas sp. JBR18 genome and encodes:
- a CDS encoding acyltransferase; this translates as MPKLVSATRARQPWIDLLRGGSVLLVILLHARQYAFHGYLPDGATVDGSLLTDLVRLVNVSLAPMRMQLMFLLSGLFVARSLGKGSQAYLSGKLRSVLYPFLLWSLVIILVRDGGATAAKGVPFAWEEFGAIVTGTSTLTWFLYDLFLFFLVTPYLRRFSPLAVIPVALALAWLVPTSLYVKPELFYYFIYFYLGDWISRRGVDLAAYRSKGLLSFSGLCLLAIVLLANFSGMPKVWPVYLPLVLGTLPLLVWCAEHAAAHPWSAPLTYVGRNSIVFYLAHYPPFLVVAWLLHTVTLDGTVSLGVLLLTGIGTPALICLARDRIGMPIVNWLFSWPGRRRAHAVLAQRVA